Proteins from a genomic interval of Salmo salar chromosome ssa14, Ssal_v3.1, whole genome shotgun sequence:
- the mrpl24 gene encoding large ribosomal subunit protein uL24m has protein sequence MRLTAILSMAAKAAFPKDYRYGTSRPWTIAAKRLNPPGKKRRKVFIEPIAYEDWSVFKGDTVEILSGKDKGKQGKVAQVFRHRNWVILDGLNTHFRYIGKTSDYRGTYIASEAPLLIRDISLVDPTDRKPTEVEWRFTEEGEKVRVSLRTGRIVPKPVFQRRDGIVPQQWKDGPKDTSPEDTLEKTYTPSLKTLEEEVMDKLGIEEPRRNRKTYWY, from the exons ATGCGATTAACAGCCATACTGTCGATGGCTGCTAAGGCTGCCTTCCCTAAAGACTACCGCTACGGCACCAGTCGGCCATGGACCATAGCTGCCAAGAGACTGAACCCACCAGGCAAGAAGAGAAGAAAGGTGTTCATTGAGCCCATAGCTTATGAGGACTGGTCTGTTTTCAAAGGGGACACA GTTGAGATTCTCTCTGGGAAAGACAAAGGAAAGCAGGGCAAAGTGGCCCAGGTCTTCAGACACAGAAACTGGGTCATCCTGGACGGGCTGAACACG CATTTCAGGTACATTGGGAAAACTTCAGATTACCGGGGGACTTATATTGCCAGCGAGGCTCCCCTTCTAATTCGAGACATCTCACTTGTTGACCCTACTGACAG GAAACCCACCGAGGTGGAGTGGAGGTtcacagaggagggggagaaggtgcGTGTCTCCCTCAGGACGGGCCGCATTGTCCCCAAACCAGTGTTCCAGCGCAGAGACGGCATCGTACCGCAGCAGTGGAAGG ACGGCCCCAAGGACACCAGTCCGGAGGACACCCTGGAGAAGACTTACACGCCCTCCCTCAAGACTctggaggaggaggtgatggACAAACTGGGCATCGAGGAACCCAGGAGGAACCGGAAGACCTACTGGTACTGA